In Luteimonas viscosa, the genomic window GTACCACACGCATCGCGAGCGGCAACGGCTGTCGCGGCATGCCGCGGCGCCCGGCGGTGGCGGCGCATGAGCTGGTCCTGTTTCGTCACCGGTACCGACACCGGCATCGGCAAGACCTTCGCCTCGGTGGCGCTGCTGCATGGGCTGCGCGCGCGTGGCCTGCGCGCCTTGGGGATGAAGCCGGTCGCCAGCGGCTGCGTGCGGACCGACGCAGGCTGGCGCAACGAGGATGCACTGGCCCTGCTCGCGGCCAGCGAGCCGGCGCCGGCCTATGCCGACGTCAACCCGTTCGCGCTGCCCGCCGCGACCGCGCCGCAACTGGCTGCGCGCGAGGCCGGGATCGCGGTGGATCTGGCGGCACTGCTGGCCGCGCATGCGCGACTCTCGGCAACCGCACAGGCGACCGTGGTGGAAGGCGTCGGCGGCTGGGCGGCGCCGCTGGCCGATGGCCTGGACCAGTGCGCGCTGGTGCGCGCGCTCGATGCCGACGTCGTGCTCGTGGTCGGGCTGCGGCTGGGTTGCCTCAGCCACGCGCGGCTGACCGCGCGTGCGGTCGAGGCCGACGGTTGCCGGCTGGCCGGATGGATCGGCAATCGCGTCGATCCGTCGTTCGACCGTGCGGACGACTACCTCGACCTGCTCCGCGACGCCCTGCCGGCACCTTGCCTGGGCGTCCTGGCGCATGCACCGACGGGCGATGGCGCGATCGCGGCGGAGGAACTCGACGTGGCGCCGTTGTGGCGGACCGGCGACCAAAGCCGCTGAAGGAGGCGTCCTTCCTGCCCCACGCAGCGGCAAAGGCTTGTAAGCGGAGGTCCTGCGTCCTTCCCCACGCAGTGGGAGGGTTTCGAAGCGGTGTCCTGCTTCTTTCACCGCGCAGAAGCAAAGGTATCGAGCTGACGTCCTGTTTCCTTCGCCCAGGCAGTGGGGGGAAGATGCCGAAGGCGGATGGGGGCGCGCCGAAGGCGCGGCAGGACTTTGGCCCCTGTCTACCCTCACCCCTGCCCCTCTCCCGCAAGCGGGAGAGGGATGAAACATGCCCCGCGCCGGCTCCGTTCCGGCCTCAGCCGTGCTGCGGCGCCGGCGGCGGCAGCCGATCCGCGCCGTCCGCTTCGCTCGCCGTCTCGTAGTCGCGGTCGTGCGCATGGTCGCGGGCGAGGTAGAGGTAGAAGGCCGGCAGCACGAACAGCGTGAACACGGTGCCGATGGTCATGCCCGAGGCGATCACCGTGCCCATCGAGAAGCGCGAGGCCGCGCCGGGGCCGCTGGCCATCAGCAGCGGAATCATCGCGAACACCAGCGCCGCGGTGGTCATCAGCACCGGCCGCAACCGGATCGCGGTCGCTTCCTCGATCGCCTCGCGCTTGGAAAGGCCCTGCTCGATCTGCAGCTTGTTGGCGAACTCCACGATCAGGATGCCGTGCTTGGAGATCACGCCCACCAACGTCACCAGGCCCACCTGGGTGTAGATGTTGATGCTCATCCCCGGGAAGGCCTCGATCCCCGAGAAGCCGAGGATGCCGCTGATGATCGCCAGCACGTTGAGGGTGAGCAGCGCGCCGCAGATCGCCATGGGCACCGTGAGCAGCATGATCAGGGCATCGCGGAAGCTCTCGAACTGCGCCGACAGCACCAGGAAGATCACGATCAGCGCCAGCCCGAGCGTGACCAGCATCGCCGATCCCTCCTGCTTGAACTGGCGCGACTCGCCGGCGTAGTCGACGCTGTAGCCCTGCGGCAGCACGTCGCGCGCGGCCTCGTCGAGGATCGCCAGCGCCTCGCCCTTGCTCACGCCCGGGCGCGGCGCGAACGTGATCGCCACCGAGTTGAGCTGCTGGAAGCGCTTGAGCGACTGTGGCTGGGTGCTCTCGCGCAGCGTCACCAGGGTCGACAGCGGGATCAGCTCGCCATCGCGGGTGCGGGTGTAGTAGTTCTGCA contains:
- the bioD gene encoding dethiobiotin synthase, coding for MSWSCFVTGTDTGIGKTFASVALLHGLRARGLRALGMKPVASGCVRTDAGWRNEDALALLAASEPAPAYADVNPFALPAATAPQLAAREAGIAVDLAALLAAHARLSATAQATVVEGVGGWAAPLADGLDQCALVRALDADVVLVVGLRLGCLSHARLTARAVEADGCRLAGWIGNRVDPSFDRADDYLDLLRDALPAPCLGVLAHAPTGDGAIAAEELDVAPLWRTGDQSR